In Ignavibacteria bacterium, the genomic window AAAATTATAAGCAAAAAGATTACTTAAGCTCGACTGAACCGCCAGCTTCTTCAATCTCTTTCTTTATTTTTTCAGCTTCATCTTTGCTGATAGCTTCTTTAACAGGTTTTGGTGCACCGTCAACTAAGTCTTTAGCTTCCTTTAAACCTAATCCAGTATGTGATCTAACTACTTTAATAACATTAATTTTTTGTGCACCTGCACTGGTTAACATAACTGTGAATTCAGTTTTTTCCTCTTGCGCTGGAGCTGCCGCGCCACCTGCTGGGCCTGCTGCCATAACAACCGGAGCTGCTGCTGTCACACCGAACTCATCTTCTAATGCCTTCTTCAATTCTGCTGCTTCAATTAATGTTAAGCCTTTAATCTGTTCAACTAATCCGGCAATTTTTTCTGACATTTTAATCTCCTAAAATAAAATTTTTAATTTGATTCTTTTTTATTTGCAATTGCATCTAAAACACCAACTAGATCGCGCATAACTGCATTGATTGATCCAACAATTCCACTGATTGGTGATTGCAGACTTCCTAAAATTCCAGCAATAATTTCTGGTTTTGTTTGAAGTGATGCAATTTCATTAAGCTTAGATCCATCGTAAAAACTGCTCTCGATGTAGCATGCTTTAAGATCAAGCTTGTTAAATTTATCTTTGTACTTTTTGATTATTTTTGCTGGTGCGACAGGATCATCAGAGCTAATAGCAACACTTGTCATCCCTACAAAATAATCTTTAAGCTTGTCAAATTTATTGGCTTCATCAATCGCTCGTTTCGCGAGAGTATTCTTGATGACTTTGTATTCAACTTTTGATTTGCGGAATTCTCTTCGAAGTTCGCTAACTTCTTCGACAGTAATTCCGGTATAATCAATCAAATACAAAGCCGAAGTATTTTGAAACTTCTCGGCAAAATTTGAGATTATTTCCGCCTTTTCTGTTTTGTTCATAGTATTTCCTGTCTGAACTTTACACTTGTTATCTAAATATAGAAGCTATTTATGAGTGCGTAAATTCTTATTTATTAGAGCGCAGCAACTTCATTGCGATCAATCCGCACACCTGGACTCATCGTACTTGACATATAAACGCTCTTGACATATTGACCCTTCGCAGAGGAAGGTTTCAATTTAACAATCATGCTTAAGAAAGCTTTCAAATTTTCTTGCAGCTTGGTTTCATCAAAAGAAGATTTTCCAATTGAAGCATGTACAATTCCGGCTTTATCTACACGGAATTGAATTTTTCCGGCTTTGACTTCTTTTACAACTTTACTAATATCGTTGGTTACAGTTCCGCTCTTTGGATTCGGCATTAAACCGCGTGTTCCAAGAATCTTTCCAAGTTTACCAACTTCAGACATAACATCTGGAGTTGCGATCACGATATCGAAATCAAACCATCCTTCTTGTATTTTCTTGATCATTTCATCAAATCCGACATGATCGGCACCTGCTTCTTTTGCTTCTTCTTCTTTCGCACCTTTAGTTAGTACTAAA contains:
- a CDS encoding 50S ribosomal protein L7/L12, giving the protein MSEKIAGLVEQIKGLTLIEAAELKKALEDEFGVTAAAPVVMAAGPAGGAAAPAQEEKTEFTVMLTSAGAQKINVIKVVRSHTGLGLKEAKDLVDGAPKPVKEAISKDEAEKIKKEIEEAGGSVELK
- a CDS encoding 50S ribosomal protein L10, giving the protein MNKTEKAEIISNFAEKFQNTSALYLIDYTGITVEEVSELRREFRKSKVEYKVIKNTLAKRAIDEANKFDKLKDYFVGMTSVAISSDDPVAPAKIIKKYKDKFNKLDLKACYIESSFYDGSKLNEIASLQTKPEIIAGILGSLQSPISGIVGSINAVMRDLVGVLDAIANKKESN
- a CDS encoding 50S ribosomal protein L1, translating into MMKVSKRSKENFKKVDSKKDYKINEAIDLVKGLSNCKFDESVDVAVRLGVDPRHSDQMVRGTVVLPHGTGKKVRVLVLTKGAKEEEAKEAGADHVGFDEMIKKIQEGWFDFDIVIATPDVMSEVGKLGKILGTRGLMPNPKSGTVTNDISKVVKEVKAGKIQFRVDKAGIVHASIGKSSFDETKLQENLKAFLSMIVKLKPSSAKGQYVKSVYMSSTMSPGVRIDRNEVAAL